A window of Gasterosteus aculeatus chromosome 9, fGasAcu3.hap1.1, whole genome shotgun sequence contains these coding sequences:
- the LOC120815147 gene encoding pregnancy-specific beta-1-glycoprotein 2-like isoform X1, producing MSPSAGGLVVFLLSVQVIQSQDGWRVNYHQTDVCAAKGSRVFISCTYTHPPGIRPSDIKDRFWFTKEKDGEPVDLKTDSEYSGRVTYDCYSNSKSCYLTITDVRESDSAEYKFTLRTNKPGEKYTGSPGVTLSVTDSGLQVQVRRSASTWLELTCHSSCVLPDDPEYNWYKNEKYIKTGSSLLVSSGSTDRYSCYLIGSSGEDSPAVYGPQRPSVSVSPSAEMLEGDSVNLTCSADANPAANYTWYKEHEDSSRASGQNFTITNFTAEHSGNYYCEAQNEMGRSTSTSLLITSAGKGGSTWSTTAIIVISVISAVFLHIIIILAVLYIRMMIKQRDQRITFRSYWTTLDTRRKRRTRRKRREEEEKMEMVPSTCIHFDEGSE from the exons atgagtccatcagccggtggattagtcgtcttccttctctctgtacaag tgatacagagtcaggatggatggagagtgaaTTACCATCAGACTGACGTCTGTGCTGCAAAAGGATCAAGAGTGTTTATAAGCTGTACCTACACACACCCACCTGGAATACGTCCCTCTGATATAAAGGACAGATTCTGGTTcactaaagagaaagatggtgaacctgtGGATCTGAAAACAGACTCTGAGTATTCAGGCCGTGTGACGTATGATTGTTATAGTAATAGTAAGAGTTGTTATCTGACCATCACagacgtgagagagagcgactcagCTGAGTACAAATTCACACTCAGGACAAACAaaccaggagagaaatatactggttcacctggagtcactttgtctgtcacag attcaggtctccaggtgcaggtgagaagatcagcttctacctggttggagctgacgtgtcacagcagctgtgttctgcCTGATGATCCTGAATACAACTGGTAcaagaatgaaaaatacatcaagacaggatcttctcttctagtctcctctggttctacagACAGATATTCCTGTTATTTAATTGGATCTTCTGGTGAAGattctcctgcagtgt atggtccacagcgtccctctgtgtcagtgagtccctctgctgagatgctggagggcgattcagtgaatctgacctgtagcgctgatgctaacccagcagctaactacacctggtacaaggagcaTGAAGACTCATCACGAGCATCAGGACAGAACTTCACCATCACTAacttcacagctgaacacagtgggaattattactgtgaagCCCAGAACGAGATGGGACGTAGTACCTCCACCTCACTTCTGATTACTTCTGCAG GAAAAGGAGGCTCCACATGGTCAACAACAGCTATTATTGTCATATCTGTCATATCTGCTGTTTTCctgcacatcatcatcatcctcgctGTCCTCTACATCAG GATGATGATAAAGCAGAGGGACCAGAGAATAACGttcag ATCCTACTGGACGACGCTGGACaccagaaggaagaggaggacgaggaggaagagaagggaggaagaggagaaaatggAGATGGTGCCGTCCACATGTATCCACTTTGATGAAGGCAGCGAGTGA
- the LOC120815147 gene encoding pregnancy-specific beta-1-glycoprotein 2-like isoform X2 produces the protein MSPSAGGLVVFLLSVQVIQSQDGWRVNYHQTDVCAAKGSRVFISCTYTHPPGIRPSDIKDRFWFTKEKDGEPVDLKTDSEYSGRVTYDCYSNSKSCYLTITDVRESDSAEYKFTLRTNKPGEKYTGSPGVTLSVTGLQVQVRRSASTWLELTCHSSCVLPDDPEYNWYKNEKYIKTGSSLLVSSGSTDRYSCYLIGSSGEDSPAVYGPQRPSVSVSPSAEMLEGDSVNLTCSADANPAANYTWYKEHEDSSRASGQNFTITNFTAEHSGNYYCEAQNEMGRSTSTSLLITSAGKGGSTWSTTAIIVISVISAVFLHIIIILAVLYIRMMIKQRDQRITFRSYWTTLDTRRKRRTRRKRREEEEKMEMVPSTCIHFDEGSE, from the exons atgagtccatcagccggtggattagtcgtcttccttctctctgtacaag tgatacagagtcaggatggatggagagtgaaTTACCATCAGACTGACGTCTGTGCTGCAAAAGGATCAAGAGTGTTTATAAGCTGTACCTACACACACCCACCTGGAATACGTCCCTCTGATATAAAGGACAGATTCTGGTTcactaaagagaaagatggtgaacctgtGGATCTGAAAACAGACTCTGAGTATTCAGGCCGTGTGACGTATGATTGTTATAGTAATAGTAAGAGTTGTTATCTGACCATCACagacgtgagagagagcgactcagCTGAGTACAAATTCACACTCAGGACAAACAaaccaggagagaaatatactggttcacctggagtcactttgtctgtcacag gtctccaggtgcaggtgagaagatcagcttctacctggttggagctgacgtgtcacagcagctgtgttctgcCTGATGATCCTGAATACAACTGGTAcaagaatgaaaaatacatcaagacaggatcttctcttctagtctcctctggttctacagACAGATATTCCTGTTATTTAATTGGATCTTCTGGTGAAGattctcctgcagtgt atggtccacagcgtccctctgtgtcagtgagtccctctgctgagatgctggagggcgattcagtgaatctgacctgtagcgctgatgctaacccagcagctaactacacctggtacaaggagcaTGAAGACTCATCACGAGCATCAGGACAGAACTTCACCATCACTAacttcacagctgaacacagtgggaattattactgtgaagCCCAGAACGAGATGGGACGTAGTACCTCCACCTCACTTCTGATTACTTCTGCAG GAAAAGGAGGCTCCACATGGTCAACAACAGCTATTATTGTCATATCTGTCATATCTGCTGTTTTCctgcacatcatcatcatcctcgctGTCCTCTACATCAG GATGATGATAAAGCAGAGGGACCAGAGAATAACGttcag ATCCTACTGGACGACGCTGGACaccagaaggaagaggaggacgaggaggaagagaagggaggaagaggagaaaatggAGATGGTGCCGTCCACATGTATCCACTTTGATGAAGGCAGCGAGTGA